A portion of the Arcobacter arenosus genome contains these proteins:
- the soxX gene encoding sulfur oxidation c-type cytochrome SoxX: MKLIKNLFLVAAISGLAMTGSYANDDLVKQGEKIFTTKNLGNCIACHDANGKNIDGPGSMGPKLTALQYWPEEELYKKIYNPYTTNPISQMPAFGKSGWLSDGEIKAVVAYLKTIQ, encoded by the coding sequence ATGAAATTAATTAAAAATTTGTTTTTAGTGGCTGCTATTAGTGGCTTAGCTATGACTGGATCTTATGCAAATGATGATTTAGTAAAGCAAGGTGAAAAAATTTTTACAACTAAAAATTTAGGTAACTGTATTGCATGCCATGATGCAAATGGTAAAAACATTGATGGACCTGGAAGTATGGGACCAAAATTAACTGCGTTACAATATTGGCCAGAGGAAGAACTTTATAAAAAGATTTATAATCCTTATACTACTAATCCAATTTCTCAAATGCCTGCATTTGGTAAATCTGGATGGTTAAGTGATGGTGAAATAAAAGCAGTTGTAGCTTATTTAAAAACAATTCAATAA